The Xanthomonas sontii genome contains a region encoding:
- the lipB gene encoding lipoyl(octanoyl) transferase LipB: protein MDAVAGDAPVAPALRLPPCGVRQLGRQPYEPVWRAMQRFTDARDEATPDELWVVEHEPVFTLGQAGKPEHVLAPGDISVLQVDRGGQVTYHGPGQLVVYPLLDLRRLHIGVRDYVCRIEQAIIDTLDEWNILGERRDGAPGVYVGGAKVAALGIRVRRGCTFHGLSFNVAMDLEPFHRINPCGYQGLQVTAVLDLGGPSGMQAVTPVLLAQLARQFGLTLQPLDALPDLSLTHAA, encoded by the coding sequence GTGGACGCTGTAGCCGGGGACGCGCCAGTGGCGCCGGCACTGAGGCTGCCGCCGTGCGGCGTCCGCCAGCTCGGCCGCCAGCCCTACGAGCCGGTGTGGCGGGCGATGCAGCGCTTCACCGACGCGCGCGACGAGGCCACCCCCGACGAACTGTGGGTGGTCGAACACGAGCCGGTGTTCACCCTCGGCCAGGCCGGCAAGCCGGAACACGTGCTGGCACCGGGCGACATCTCGGTGCTGCAGGTCGATCGCGGCGGCCAGGTCACCTATCACGGCCCCGGCCAGCTGGTGGTGTACCCGCTGCTGGATCTGCGCCGGCTGCACATCGGCGTGCGCGACTACGTGTGCCGGATCGAGCAGGCGATCATCGACACCCTCGACGAATGGAACATCCTCGGCGAACGCCGCGACGGCGCGCCGGGCGTCTACGTCGGCGGCGCCAAGGTCGCCGCGCTCGGCATCCGCGTGCGCCGCGGCTGCACCTTCCACGGCCTGTCGTTCAACGTGGCGATGGACCTGGAGCCGTTCCACCGGATCAATCCCTGCGGCTACCAGGGCCTGCAGGTGACCGCGGTGCTAGACTTGGGCGGTCCCTCCGGCATGCAGGCGGTCACTCCGGTCCTGCTGGCCCAACTGGCGCGCCAGTTCGGGCTGACCCTGCAGCCGCTCGACGCCTTGCCCGATCTTTCGCTCACGCACGCGGCCTGA
- a CDS encoding lipid A deacylase LpxR family protein: MPSPRPLVPLAIALAFASAPVAATTQCPHDTLEATAPTVNVRVDNDLFGGAGQDQGYTNGFGLIIVSPNLRDYTDDPCLPRLARAANRGLTWLQPNSDFTQRNMTFAVGQALFTPTDKTRRDLIEDDRPYAGLLLMNIGYNARNDDRLRTTQLTLGLIGPSAQGKQVQDAVHALLGDAKFQGWDNQLHDEPVFRVLHERLRRWSGDGSRDGWGWDAISHWGGALGTLDTHANAGMELRLGWKLPDDFGSSPLRPAGENVAPPADSVGSGWSAHLFVTSDGRWVLRDITLDGNTFRDSHSVKKRPFVGDAGIGLAVMRGKWKFALARYWRTREFDLQRQTPVFGSFTVSRKL; this comes from the coding sequence ATGCCGTCGCCCCGCCCGCTTGTCCCGCTGGCCATCGCCCTGGCCTTCGCCTCGGCCCCGGTCGCCGCCACCACGCAATGCCCACACGACACCCTGGAAGCGACCGCGCCCACGGTCAACGTCCGCGTCGATAACGACCTGTTCGGCGGCGCCGGCCAGGACCAGGGCTATACCAATGGGTTCGGCCTGATCATCGTCTCGCCGAACCTGCGCGACTACACCGACGACCCCTGCCTGCCGCGGCTGGCGCGGGCGGCGAACCGTGGTCTGACCTGGCTGCAGCCGAACAGCGACTTCACCCAGCGCAACATGACCTTCGCGGTCGGGCAAGCGCTGTTCACCCCCACCGACAAGACCCGCCGCGACCTGATCGAGGACGACCGCCCCTACGCCGGCCTGTTGCTGATGAACATCGGCTACAACGCGCGCAACGACGACCGCCTGCGTACCACCCAACTCACCCTGGGCCTGATCGGCCCGTCGGCGCAGGGCAAGCAGGTGCAGGATGCGGTGCACGCCCTGCTCGGCGACGCCAAGTTCCAGGGCTGGGACAACCAGTTGCACGACGAACCGGTGTTCCGCGTGCTGCACGAACGCCTGCGCCGCTGGTCCGGCGACGGCAGCCGCGACGGCTGGGGGTGGGACGCGATCAGCCACTGGGGCGGCGCGCTGGGTACGCTGGACACCCACGCCAATGCCGGCATGGAACTGCGCCTGGGCTGGAAGCTGCCGGACGATTTCGGTAGTTCGCCGCTGCGTCCCGCCGGCGAGAACGTCGCCCCGCCGGCCGACAGCGTCGGCAGCGGCTGGTCGGCGCATCTGTTCGTGACCAGCGATGGACGCTGGGTCTTGCGCGACATCACCCTGGACGGCAACACCTTCCGCGACAGCCACAGCGTGAAGAAGCGCCCCTTCGTCGGCGACGCCGGCATCGGCCTGGCGGTGATGCGCGGCAAATGGAAGTTCGCCCTCGCCCGCTACTGGCGCACCCGCGAGTTCGACCTGCAGCGGCAGACGCCGGTGTTCGGGAGCTTTACGGTGAGTCGGAAGCTTTGA
- a CDS encoding YbeD family protein → MDITSDNPDHGFQFPGVFELSAMGTANTGLEAELPRLLAAAGVEVMEERVSWKHSSNGKYVSVRIAFRAVDRAQYDAAHQALREHPEVKWTL, encoded by the coding sequence ATGGACATCACTTCCGATAACCCCGATCACGGTTTCCAGTTCCCCGGCGTGTTCGAACTCAGCGCCATGGGCACCGCCAACACCGGCCTGGAGGCCGAACTGCCGCGCCTGCTCGCCGCGGCCGGCGTGGAGGTGATGGAGGAGCGCGTCAGCTGGAAGCATTCGTCCAACGGCAAGTACGTGTCGGTGCGCATCGCCTTCCGTGCCGTGGACCGCGCCCAGTACGACGCCGCGCATCAGGCGCTGCGCGAACACCCGGAAGTGAAGTGGACGCTGTAG
- the lipA gene encoding lipoyl synthase — translation MTQPSARSIPLQVLSGDSAPAPLQTGVKQLGGDKIARSPVQFADAPVLRKPSWIRVRIPSGNAVQNLKAKLRENRLVTVCEEASCPNIHECFGHGTATFMILGEVCTRRCSFCDVAHGRPKPPDAGEPASLAQTVADMGLKYVVVTSVDRDDLRDGGAQHFADCIGAIRVAAPTTRIEILTPDFRGKGRMDRALEILATNPPDVFNHNIETVPDLYPNVRPGADYQWSLTLLKKFKAQHPTIATKSGIMLGLGETLEQVQATLRDLRAHDVDMVTIGQYLQPTAHHHPVMRYWTPDEYKALEEYGNALGFSHVASGPMVRSSYHADRQAAGAGVAA, via the coding sequence ATGACCCAGCCCAGCGCACGCTCCATTCCCTTGCAGGTCCTTTCCGGCGACAGCGCGCCCGCGCCGCTGCAGACCGGCGTCAAGCAGTTGGGCGGCGACAAGATCGCGCGCTCGCCGGTGCAGTTCGCCGACGCGCCGGTGCTGCGCAAACCGTCGTGGATCCGCGTGCGCATTCCCTCCGGCAATGCGGTGCAGAACCTCAAGGCCAAGCTGCGCGAGAACCGCCTGGTCACCGTCTGCGAAGAGGCCAGCTGCCCGAACATCCACGAATGCTTCGGCCACGGCACCGCCACCTTCATGATCCTCGGCGAGGTCTGCACCCGCCGCTGTTCGTTCTGCGATGTCGCGCACGGCCGGCCCAAGCCGCCGGACGCCGGCGAGCCGGCCAGCCTGGCGCAGACCGTGGCCGACATGGGCCTGAAGTACGTGGTGGTGACCAGCGTCGACCGCGACGACCTGCGCGATGGCGGTGCCCAGCATTTCGCCGACTGCATCGGTGCGATCCGCGTCGCCGCGCCGACCACCCGCATCGAGATCCTGACCCCGGACTTCCGCGGCAAGGGCCGCATGGACCGCGCGCTGGAGATCCTGGCGACCAATCCGCCGGACGTGTTCAACCACAACATCGAGACCGTGCCGGACCTGTACCCGAACGTGCGTCCCGGCGCCGACTACCAGTGGTCGCTGACCCTGCTGAAGAAGTTCAAGGCGCAGCATCCGACCATCGCCACCAAGTCCGGCATCATGCTCGGCCTGGGCGAGACCCTGGAGCAGGTGCAGGCGACCCTGCGCGACCTGCGCGCGCACGACGTGGACATGGTCACCATCGGCCAGTACCTGCAGCCGACCGCCCATCACCACCCGGTGATGCGCTACTGGACGCCGGACGAATACAAGGCGCTGGAGGAGTACGGCAACGCGCTGGGCTTCAGCCACGTCGCCTCCGGGCCGATGGTGCGTTCGTCCTATCACGCCGATCGCCAGGCGGCCGGCGCCGGCGTCGCCGCCTGA